One region of Cobetia sp. cqz5-12 genomic DNA includes:
- a CDS encoding lipoprotein-releasing ABC transporter permease subunit, translating to MLDRLPFLIGLRYTRAKRRNHFISFISLTSMLGLSLGVAVLILVLSVMNGFDHELRTRVLGMVPHVRVEARDSVTDWETLAGKLREKPHVVGAAPYIEQQGMFTTNGRNKGALVTGIDPSAEDQVSIISEHMVQGSLADLTPGSWGIVMGELLARNLGVGVGDRVTLLVPEASITPGGIFPRLKRFTVTGIFKVGADVDASLAYTDISDMAKLARFKEGDVQGVRLKLDDLFSADQVTRDIVSQLGPQYRGMDWKRTHGNLFAAIQMEKNMIGLLLMVIVAVAAFNIVSTLVMMVTDKHADIAILRTLGAKPGSIMGIFIVQGLTIGVMGIIIGAIAGVALALSVSDIIAWVQSTFGIQFLDPNVYFISYLPSRLEMSDMGIIIGSALVLSFLSTLYPAWRASRIQPAEVLRYE from the coding sequence CTGCTGGATCGCCTACCCTTTCTGATCGGCCTGCGCTATACCCGCGCCAAGCGCCGTAACCATTTCATTTCCTTCATTTCCTTGACCTCGATGCTGGGGTTGTCGCTGGGCGTCGCCGTGCTGATTCTGGTGCTGTCGGTGATGAACGGCTTCGACCACGAGCTGCGCACCCGCGTACTGGGCATGGTGCCGCATGTGCGCGTCGAGGCGCGTGACAGCGTCACCGACTGGGAGACGCTGGCCGGCAAGCTGCGCGAGAAGCCGCATGTCGTCGGCGCAGCGCCCTATATCGAGCAGCAGGGCATGTTCACCACCAACGGCCGCAACAAGGGCGCGTTGGTCACCGGCATCGATCCGTCCGCGGAGGACCAGGTCTCGATCATCAGCGAGCACATGGTGCAGGGCAGCCTGGCGGATCTCACGCCCGGCAGCTGGGGCATCGTGATGGGCGAGCTGCTGGCGCGCAACCTGGGCGTCGGCGTGGGGGATCGCGTCACGCTACTGGTGCCCGAGGCCTCCATCACGCCCGGGGGCATCTTCCCGCGCCTCAAGCGCTTCACGGTGACCGGTATCTTCAAGGTCGGCGCGGACGTCGATGCCAGCCTTGCCTACACCGATATCTCGGACATGGCCAAGCTGGCGCGCTTCAAGGAAGGCGACGTCCAGGGGGTACGCCTGAAGCTCGATGACCTGTTCAGCGCCGATCAGGTCACCCGCGACATCGTCAGTCAGCTGGGGCCGCAGTATCGCGGCATGGACTGGAAGCGCACCCACGGCAACCTGTTCGCCGCCATCCAGATGGAGAAGAACATGATCGGCCTGCTGCTGATGGTGATCGTCGCCGTCGCGGCCTTCAACATCGTCTCGACGCTGGTGATGATGGTGACCGACAAGCACGCCGATATCGCCATCCTGCGTACCCTCGGGGCCAAGCCCGGTTCCATCATGGGCATCTTCATCGTGCAGGGGCTGACCATCGGTGTGATGGGCATCATCATCGGTGCCATCGCCGGTGTGGCACTGGCGCTGAGCGTCTCAGACATCATCGCCTGGGTGCAGTCGACCTTCGGTATCCAGTTCCTGGATCCCAACGTCTACTTCATCAGCTATCTGCCATCGCGCCTCGAGATGAGCGACATGGGCATCATCATCGGCTCCGCGCTGGTGCTGAGCTTCCTGTCGACGCTGTATCCGGCCTGGCGCGCCTCGCGCATCCAGCCGGCGGAGGTGCTGCGCTATGAGTAA
- a CDS encoding DUF2062 domain-containing protein has product MPRRLLKRLMPEPDALKRKKSLRFMHHLIADPALWALSRRTVANAFMVGLFCALLPIPFQMVVAAFGAWALRCNLALSVGLVWVTNPLTMPVVYYATYRVGAWMLDTPARVMPDQVSAAWFANQLEDILPALALGSLVSAVVLALLANMLVRLLWRYQVVRNWRSRRKARLAARRCSKEQSSRQNAEQDTDTP; this is encoded by the coding sequence ATGCCTCGTCGTCTACTCAAGCGGCTCATGCCGGAACCGGATGCACTCAAGCGCAAGAAGTCGCTGCGCTTCATGCATCACCTGATCGCCGATCCCGCACTGTGGGCGTTGTCGCGACGCACTGTGGCCAATGCCTTCATGGTGGGGCTGTTCTGTGCGCTGTTGCCGATTCCCTTCCAGATGGTGGTGGCCGCCTTCGGTGCCTGGGCACTGCGCTGCAACCTCGCGCTGTCGGTAGGTCTTGTGTGGGTGACCAACCCGCTGACCATGCCGGTGGTCTACTACGCGACCTACCGCGTGGGTGCCTGGATGCTGGACACGCCTGCACGGGTGATGCCGGACCAGGTCTCCGCAGCCTGGTTCGCCAACCAGCTGGAAGACATCCTGCCCGCCCTGGCGCTCGGCTCGCTGGTCAGCGCCGTCGTCCTCGCGCTGCTGGCCAACATGCTGGTCCGCCTCTTGTGGCGCTATCAGGTGGTACGCAACTGGCGCAGCCGCCGCAAGGCACGCCTGGCCGCCAGACGTTGCAGCAAGGAGCAATCGTCACGCCAGAACGCTGAGCAGGACACGGACACGCCCTGA
- a CDS encoding agmatine deiminase family protein: MATRLLAEWHPQDAIQLSWPSPHSDWSEMLESIEATCEAMVIAISRYQHVLISVSDDTTRERLAARFAGFGVPAERLHLFVAPLDDTWTRDHGPITVERDGQPVLLDYTFTGWGGKFEAARDNALTRALAAQGAYASPVESRDFILEGGGIESDGQGTLLTTEACLLNDNRNAGLSRAQVEAQLKADFGVKRVLWLANGHLEGDDTDSHVDTLARFCDPRTIAYVRCDDRDDPHYPALKAMEAELEALRDANGDPYFLVPLPWPDACFDPDDSHRLPATYANFLIINGAVLVPTYADRHDMIALKALASAFPKRDIIPVDCRAVIRQHGSLHCMTMQLPKGTLATSNTSQGAL; the protein is encoded by the coding sequence ATGGCCACCCGTCTGCTCGCCGAATGGCACCCGCAGGACGCCATCCAGCTCAGCTGGCCCAGCCCGCACAGTGACTGGAGCGAGATGCTCGAGAGCATCGAAGCCACCTGCGAGGCCATGGTGATCGCCATCAGCCGCTATCAGCACGTGCTGATCAGCGTCAGCGATGACACCACCCGCGAGCGCCTTGCCGCGCGCTTCGCCGGTTTCGGCGTGCCCGCCGAGCGCCTGCATCTTTTCGTGGCGCCGCTGGATGACACCTGGACGCGCGACCACGGCCCCATCACCGTCGAACGTGATGGCCAGCCGGTACTGCTCGACTACACCTTCACCGGCTGGGGCGGCAAGTTCGAGGCCGCCCGCGACAACGCCCTGACCCGCGCCCTCGCCGCGCAGGGGGCTTACGCAAGCCCGGTGGAAAGCCGCGACTTCATTCTGGAAGGCGGCGGCATCGAGAGCGACGGCCAGGGCACCCTGCTGACCACCGAGGCCTGCCTGCTCAACGACAACCGCAATGCCGGCCTGAGCCGCGCCCAGGTCGAGGCGCAACTCAAGGCCGATTTCGGAGTCAAACGCGTGCTGTGGCTCGCCAATGGTCATCTGGAAGGCGACGACACCGACAGCCATGTCGACACCCTGGCGCGCTTCTGTGACCCGCGCACCATCGCCTACGTCCGCTGCGATGATCGCGACGACCCGCATTACCCGGCGCTCAAGGCGATGGAAGCCGAGCTTGAAGCACTGCGCGACGCCAATGGCGACCCGTACTTCCTGGTACCGCTGCCGTGGCCGGATGCCTGCTTCGATCCGGACGACAGCCATCGTCTGCCGGCGACCTACGCCAACTTTTTGATCATCAATGGGGCCGTGCTGGTGCCGACCTACGCCGATCGTCACGACATGATCGCCCTCAAGGCCCTTGCCAGCGCCTTCCCCAAGCGTGACATCATTCCGGTCGATTGCCGCGCCGTGATTCGCCAGCACGGCAGCCTGCACTGCATGACCATGCAATTGCCCAAGGGTACGCTGGCCACCTCGAACACCTCTCAAGGAGCACTGTGA
- a CDS encoding ABC transporter ATP-binding protein encodes MPTPASDTHAPGQTHGKPMLICERLSRSYDEGPQKVQVLDELELRVHAGERVAVVGSSGSGKTTLLNLLGGLDHPTQGIVKVAGQRLSELSESALGSFRNQHIGFVYQFHHLLAEFSAEENVAMPLIIRGHKRAEAAVKARKLLERVGMAPRADHKPGELSGGERQRVAIARALVTDPSLVLMDEPTGNLDQTTAARILELMDDIAREAQAAFIIVTHDNGLAAHQHRVLRLDGGKLHED; translated from the coding sequence ATGCCGACGCCGGCTTCTGACACTCACGCGCCTGGCCAGACCCACGGCAAGCCGATGCTGATCTGTGAGCGCCTGAGTCGCAGCTACGACGAAGGCCCCCAGAAGGTGCAGGTGCTCGACGAGCTGGAGCTGCGCGTGCATGCCGGTGAGCGGGTCGCCGTGGTCGGCAGCTCCGGTTCCGGCAAGACCACGCTGCTCAACCTGCTGGGTGGGCTGGACCACCCCACCCAGGGCATCGTGAAGGTGGCTGGCCAGCGCCTGTCCGAACTCAGCGAGTCGGCGCTGGGCAGCTTCCGCAATCAGCACATCGGCTTCGTGTATCAGTTCCACCACCTGCTGGCGGAATTCAGTGCCGAAGAGAACGTGGCGATGCCGTTGATCATCCGTGGCCACAAACGCGCCGAGGCTGCCGTCAAGGCGCGCAAGCTGCTGGAGCGGGTCGGCATGGCGCCGCGCGCCGATCACAAGCCGGGCGAGCTGTCCGGAGGTGAGCGCCAGCGCGTCGCCATCGCGCGTGCGCTGGTGACGGACCCGAGCCTGGTACTGATGGATGAGCCGACCGGCAACCTGGACCAGACCACGGCGGCGCGCATTCTGGAGCTGATGGATGACATCGCGCGCGAAGCGCAGGCGGCTTTCATCATCGTGACCCACGACAACGGTCTGGCCGCGCACCAGCACCGTGTGTTGCGCCTGGACGGTGGCAAGCTGCACGAGGATTGA